Genomic segment of Primulina tabacum isolate GXHZ01 chromosome 11, ASM2559414v2, whole genome shotgun sequence:
TTCAAAACTTGACGGATCAATTACATCGCGAAGATTTGTGTGCTCAAAGGAAGGGCACCAACACCCTTCAAGAGTTGGTTGTGGAGCATACATGAGAATACAAAGACAAGAATCGGGAAGATGGTTGGTTGATCGTCTTCATAAGGAACACAGTCATGAATTTGATACTCCAATAGATCTCAGTAGAACAGTAACTGTTGCATCAAAAGGTTATGGAGATGAAGGAATCAGtgtacttgaaaatttggattTAGTTGAATCAAATGGTGGACTTAGCCTTGTCAAACGAATTCGAGAAAGTAACATTGGAAGTGATTGGTATAGTATGCTACTTGAGTACTTTCAATCTCGGCAAGTTGAAGATATTGGATTCTTTTATGCGGTGGAAATGCGAGAAAGTAAAGGCATGAACATTTTCTGGGCCGATGCTCGGTCTAGATTCTCCTGCACCCAGTTTGGAGATGCAGTTGTCTTCGATACTACATACAGGAGAGAGAGTTATTTGGTGCCATTTGCTTCTTTTGTTGGTGTTAATCATCACCGACAGCCAGTGCTACTTGGCTGTGCTCTAATTGCAGATGAATCTGAGGAGTCGTTTACTTGGATTTTTAGGACTTGGATTAGGGCAATGTCGGGATGTCGTCCTGTGTCCATAATAGCTGATCAGGACAGGGCCATTCAGCATTCAATTGCACAAGTTTTTCCTGGGACACATCATCGTTTTTCTGCCTGGCAAATTCTCGAAAAGGAGCACGAGAACTTAGGGACCTTACGATCCATGAATGCGGAATTCAAATACGAGTATGAAACTTGCATTTTCCAGAGTCAGACAGCGAATGAATTTGATTCTGCATGGAATGTGCTTATGAACAAATATAATCTGAAAGAAAATGCATGGTTAAAGGAGATGTATAGAATGCGAAAAAGTTGGGTTCCCCTGCACGTTAAGGGAACATTCTTTGCTGGCATTCCGGTGGATGGGAGCTTAAAATCTTATTTTAGTACACATTTGACTGCCCAAACGTCTCTCGGTGAATTTGTTTTCCGATATGAGAAAGCTGTGGAACAGCGCCGCgaagaagaaaaaaaggaaGACTTTAACTCGTTTAATTTGCAGGCGGTTTTGCATACGAAAGACCCTATAGAAGCACAATGTAGAAGGCTCTACTCAATGACAATGTTTAAAGTATTTCAAAGGGAACTTTTGGAATGCTACAGTTATGTAGGAATAAAGATAAATGTCGAAGGAGCCATCAGTAGATATCTGGTGCAGAAATGTGGAAATGGTGATGAGAGGAATACTGTTGCCTTCAATACATCAAATTTGAATATCAGTTGCAGTTGTAAG
This window contains:
- the LOC142519023 gene encoding protein FAR1-RELATED SEQUENCE 7-like isoform X1; this translates as MNREELGNFMTVSTRPDTFVAKSNGHHDDERNSQMEPRVGLEFDSSEEAQEFYSTYATRMGFKIRIGQLYRSRVDGSVISRRYVCSKEGFQTTTRTGCSAFIRVQKVDSGKWVLANIKKEHNHEFETSGEICPPMIQRKNFPTPRPSAGGASRTGIRSHEDDGPSGVIDVKRLKKEEIDGICGPIGEPYKGLEFNTANEAYKFYYTYAANTGFRIRIGQLFRSKLDGSITSRRFVCSKEGHQHPSRVGCGAYMRIQRQESGRWLVDRLHKEHSHEFDTPIDLSRTVTVASKGYGDEGISVLENLDLVESNGGLSLVKRIRESNIGSDWYSMLLEYFQSRQVEDIGFFYAVEMRESKGMNIFWADARSRFSCTQFGDAVVFDTTYRRESYLVPFASFVGVNHHRQPVLLGCALIADESEESFTWIFRTWIRAMSGCRPVSIIADQDRAIQHSIAQVFPGTHHRFSAWQILEKEHENLGTLRSMNAEFKYEYETCIFQSQTANEFDSAWNVLMNKYNLKENAWLKEMYRMRKSWVPLHVKGTFFAGIPVDGSLKSYFSTHLTAQTSLGEFVFRYEKAVEQRREEEKKEDFNSFNLQAVLHTKDPIEAQCRRLYSMTMFKVFQRELLECYSYVGIKINVEGAISRYLVQKCGNGDERNTVAFNTSNLNISCSCKMFEFEGVLCRHSLKVFQIMNIRELPSCYILHRWSKNAKYGILRDIDSGGGSQDFKPLMIWSLREEARNYIEAGAASLERYKLAFEIMQEGRRNLCWQN
- the LOC142519023 gene encoding protein FAR1-RELATED SEQUENCE 7-like isoform X2, with translation MTVSTRPDTFVAKSNGHHDDERNSQMEPRVGLEFDSSEEAQEFYSTYATRMGFKIRIGQLYRSRVDGSVISRRYVCSKEGFQTTTRTGCSAFIRVQKVDSGKWVLANIKKEHNHEFETSGEICPPMIQRKNFPTPRPSAGGASRTGIRSHEDDGPSGVIDVKRLKKEEIDGICGPIGEPYKGLEFNTANEAYKFYYTYAANTGFRIRIGQLFRSKLDGSITSRRFVCSKEGHQHPSRVGCGAYMRIQRQESGRWLVDRLHKEHSHEFDTPIDLSRTVTVASKGYGDEGISVLENLDLVESNGGLSLVKRIRESNIGSDWYSMLLEYFQSRQVEDIGFFYAVEMRESKGMNIFWADARSRFSCTQFGDAVVFDTTYRRESYLVPFASFVGVNHHRQPVLLGCALIADESEESFTWIFRTWIRAMSGCRPVSIIADQDRAIQHSIAQVFPGTHHRFSAWQILEKEHENLGTLRSMNAEFKYEYETCIFQSQTANEFDSAWNVLMNKYNLKENAWLKEMYRMRKSWVPLHVKGTFFAGIPVDGSLKSYFSTHLTAQTSLGEFVFRYEKAVEQRREEEKKEDFNSFNLQAVLHTKDPIEAQCRRLYSMTMFKVFQRELLECYSYVGIKINVEGAISRYLVQKCGNGDERNTVAFNTSNLNISCSCKMFEFEGVLCRHSLKVFQIMNIRELPSCYILHRWSKNAKYGILRDIDSGGGSQDFKPLMIWSLREEARNYIEAGAASLERYKLAFEIMQEGRRNLCWQN